From the genome of bacterium, one region includes:
- a CDS encoding alanine--glyoxylate aminotransferase family protein, with protein sequence MIKKRIYSPGPVDVSPYTSLEMARPILHHRTKEFEAIVAEVVEGLRYVFQTKGEVLIFASSGTGAMEGAVCNILNPGDKAICVRGGKFGERWSQLVAKFGGQPIDIDVPWGQAVDPSIIAEKLKADPSIRAVYMQASETSTGVAGPVKEVADIVKKYDDTIIVVDGITGVGVMNLPVDEWGLDIVVGGSQKAWRLPPGLAFASVSEKAWGFVEKCTQPRYYFDWNKERKALGKNTTAYTPAVSLIVGLRQVLSEIREEGLEALFARSASYADAFRAGMKALGLRLFAPDSPSDSVSAVMGPDGMDAGLIVKHLATRYGITIAGGQDDAKGKIFRVSHMGYLDALDMITVVAAIEMTLKELGQPVKLGTGVKAAQEILVS encoded by the coding sequence ATGATCAAGAAAAGGATCTATTCACCCGGCCCGGTAGATGTTTCTCCCTACACTTCTCTCGAAATGGCTCGGCCCATCCTGCACCACAGGACGAAAGAGTTTGAGGCCATCGTCGCGGAGGTGGTGGAGGGTCTCAGGTACGTATTTCAGACAAAAGGCGAGGTGCTTATATTCGCCTCGTCCGGGACTGGCGCGATGGAGGGGGCTGTCTGCAATATCCTGAACCCCGGTGACAAGGCCATCTGCGTGCGGGGCGGCAAGTTCGGCGAGCGCTGGTCTCAACTGGTGGCAAAGTTCGGCGGTCAGCCCATAGACATCGACGTCCCGTGGGGACAGGCTGTGGATCCTTCTATTATCGCCGAAAAGCTTAAAGCCGATCCCTCCATACGGGCGGTCTACATGCAGGCCAGCGAAACCTCCACCGGGGTTGCGGGTCCTGTCAAAGAGGTGGCCGATATCGTCAAGAAATACGATGACACCATCATCGTAGTAGACGGTATCACCGGTGTCGGGGTCATGAACCTCCCGGTGGACGAGTGGGGGCTGGATATCGTTGTAGGAGGCTCACAGAAGGCGTGGCGCCTGCCGCCGGGCCTTGCCTTCGCGTCGGTGAGTGAAAAGGCATGGGGCTTTGTGGAAAAGTGCACCCAGCCGAGGTACTATTTTGATTGGAACAAGGAGAGAAAGGCCCTGGGCAAGAACACAACAGCCTATACACCGGCCGTTTCCCTCATCGTTGGTCTCAGGCAGGTCCTTTCCGAGATCCGTGAGGAAGGCCTTGAGGCGCTTTTTGCCAGGTCCGCTTCCTACGCTGATGCTTTCCGCGCGGGTATGAAGGCACTGGGACTCAGGCTTTTCGCACCTGATTCACCGTCGGATTCCGTCAGTGCGGTCATGGGACCGGATGGGATGGATGCCGGCCTTATCGTCAAGCATCTGGCGACCAGGTACGGGATCACCATCGCTGGCGGTCAGGACGATGCCAAAGGCAAGATCTTTCGTGTTTCCCACATGGGTTACCTGGACGCACTGGACATGATCACTGTAGTGGCGGCCATCGAGATGACCTTGAAAGAGCTCGGACAGCCGGTAAAACTGGGAACCGGTGTCAAAGCCGCCCAGGAGATACTGGTATCATAA
- a CDS encoding AMP-binding protein — protein MPDGTYWNQEIETMPRERLEEIQARLLRDLVDRAYHNCPFYRDLYRKAGVSPGDIQTLADVRHLPFVDKRVLQEAYPHGHLMAPYSMVREFHASTTLTRHIFPIFATEKDIERWGERCARILWMAGLRSGDIVQNAFRFGMSTGGFGFHYGAMTAGMTSIPASIGSTDRQIDLILDLGVTGLTMMPSYAFYLGMRAHERGIDLAKESQLRVGLFGAEPTGTQMKERLGELLGLNAFGEYGMNEFLGPGMACQCRVERGMHSWADDFLLECVDQETGEPVAEGNQGELVWTWLSAEATAVIRFRSHDMSRVTWDRCMCGRTHPRVRRIFGRSDGALSIGGFIIYPSRIQDVIHQMPELGPFHVLLDSLRGLDRLLIKVEVKDGVRTPSSELAHRLTSTIRSYLTVTPIVEIMPPGTLAMGEGTSYRILDYRRGSGRYGAAD, from the coding sequence ATGCCCGACGGTACCTACTGGAACCAGGAAATAGAAACCATGCCCCGTGAGAGGCTCGAGGAGATCCAGGCCCGCCTGCTGCGGGACCTGGTGGACCGCGCTTACCACAACTGCCCCTTCTACCGGGATCTGTACCGTAAAGCGGGGGTCAGCCCCGGAGACATCCAGACCCTGGCCGATGTGAGGCACCTGCCCTTCGTGGACAAGCGCGTTCTGCAGGAAGCCTACCCCCATGGGCACCTCATGGCCCCTTATTCCATGGTCCGTGAGTTCCACGCCTCCACCACTCTTACGCGCCACATATTCCCAATATTCGCTACTGAAAAGGATATCGAGAGGTGGGGGGAGCGGTGCGCCCGGATCCTCTGGATGGCGGGATTGAGGTCCGGGGATATTGTGCAGAACGCCTTCCGGTTCGGCATGTCCACCGGAGGCTTCGGGTTCCACTACGGGGCCATGACCGCCGGAATGACCAGTATCCCGGCCAGCATAGGCAGTACTGATCGGCAGATCGACCTCATCCTGGATCTCGGGGTCACCGGACTCACCATGATGCCCTCCTACGCTTTCTACCTCGGGATGAGGGCCCACGAACGGGGGATCGATCTGGCCAAGGAGTCCCAGCTGCGGGTGGGTCTTTTCGGTGCCGAACCCACAGGCACCCAGATGAAGGAACGCCTCGGAGAGCTGCTTGGACTCAACGCCTTTGGCGAGTACGGCATGAACGAGTTCCTGGGTCCGGGCATGGCCTGCCAGTGCCGGGTGGAGAGGGGCATGCACTCCTGGGCCGACGATTTTCTGTTGGAGTGTGTGGACCAGGAAACGGGGGAACCTGTTGCCGAGGGGAACCAGGGGGAGCTTGTGTGGACCTGGCTGTCGGCCGAGGCCACCGCGGTCATCCGCTTCAGGAGTCACGACATGTCCCGTGTCACCTGGGACCGCTGCATGTGCGGACGCACCCACCCGAGAGTCCGCCGCATTTTTGGAAGGTCGGACGGCGCCCTTTCCATCGGCGGCTTTATTATCTATCCTTCCAGGATCCAGGACGTGATCCATCAGATGCCCGAACTGGGGCCCTTCCATGTCCTCCTGGACTCCCTCCGGGGGCTGGACCGGCTGCTCATCAAGGTGGAGGTCAAAGACGGGGTCCGCACACCTTCATCTGAACTCGCTCACCGTCTTACCAGCACCATCCGATCCTACCTCACCGTTACACCCATCGTGGAGATCATGCCTCCCGGCACTCTCGCTATGGGGGAGGGGACCTCCTACAGGATCCTCGACTACCGTCGGGGCAGCGGGCGCTATGGGGCAGCGGACTGA